A region from the Eptesicus fuscus isolate TK198812 chromosome 1, DD_ASM_mEF_20220401, whole genome shotgun sequence genome encodes:
- the LOC129149826 gene encoding endogenous retrovirus group S71 member 1 Env polyprotein-like, translating to MCLWPLTASNPHLRANYTWELTRTVDGAVIGHITTPEPPSIETDLCRLFGETWNKPESDIHYISPVAHGAYHMGTSYGCGTLILERGLWRTQHYVCPAEGSPECGTDGDYYCAQWGCETMALWTNRDPAIRFKRIVRPGAPSNNCMVGDCNPIVITPQNWWEKYWDAGKTWGLRLYVAGRDPGVLFTLQRTQRIQKKNPIGPLRPLDQGLPPVQPLRPRPTPPPPARNNTELTPLTKVSVTLVPKTHTTKPGWRPILDTLDAVFNFLNQTSPNATRDCWLCLNPEPPYYVGIGANATVGSNSSDIRNVSITNPPQGVCRWGQTPKLTLGDFQGQGTCVMSSEFDLSKSPYGESCSSVLRFGQDSEEETDRYLVAPEGTWFACTTGITPCVSPLTLMHPRKPSLCILAHILPQVYYYSGEGGREHLGLAPGRIRRAPVIIPLLVGLGITGSAAIGTTALVTGDKNFKELSSQVDLDLSTLEENVNRLEDSLSSLAEVVLQNRRGLDLLFMKQGGLCMALGETCCFYTNHSGVIRESLSQLRKRLQDREERQRTEGNWYENLFSWSPWLTTLLTSLAGPLILLLIAATFGPCLINSLTNYVKRRIQAVKLMVLRTHYHHVCTDDGETMI from the coding sequence ATGTGCCTGTGGCCCCTCACGGCGAgtaatccccacctgagggctAATTACACTTGGGAACTGACCCGGACTGTGGATGGGGCTGTTATAGGTCACATCACAACCCCAGAGCCCCCCTCCATAGAGACTGACTTATGCCGATTATTTGGGGAAACTTGGAATAAGCCAGAAAGCGATATCCACTACATTTCCCCAGTAGCACATGGGGCATATCATATGGGAACTAGTTATGGGTGTGGCACCCTCATCTTAGAACGAGGACTTTGGCGAACTCAACATTACGTCTGCCCAGCCGAAGGTAGCCCTGAATGTGGAACTGACGGGGACTATTATTGTGCCCAGTGGGGTTGTGAGACTATGGCACTATGGACTAACAGAGATCCCGCCATCCGGTTTAAGAGAATAGTCCGCCCAGGGGCCCCTTCCAATAACTGTATGGTAGGAGACTGCAATCCCATTGTTATCACCCCCCAAAACTGGTGGGAGAAATACTGGGATGCAGGAAAAACTTGGGGACTGAGACTCTATGTAGCTGGAAGAGATCCTGGGGTCCTCTTCACCCTCCAGAGAACCCAGCGGATCCAAAAGAAAAACCCCATCGGGCCTTTAAGACCCTTAGACCAGGGGCTGCCTCCAGTACAGCCACTGAGGCCCCGTCCCACACCACCACCTCCTGCCCGGAACAATACTGAGTTAACTCCTCTGACCAAGGTGTCAGTGACCCTTGTTCCTAAGACTCATACTACCAAACCAGGCTGGAGACCTATCCTGGACACTCTGGATGCGGTCTTCAACTTTCTAAACCAGACCTCCCCAAATGCCACCAGAGATTGTTGGTTGTGTTTAAACCCAGAACCCCCCTACTATGTTGGGATAGGGGCAAATGCCACTGTTGGTTCAAATTCATCAGACATTAGAAATGTTTCAATTACAAACCCCCCACAAGGGGTGTGCAGATGGGGACAAACCCCAAAATTAACCCTTGGGGATTTCCAGGGACAAGGTACTTGTGTTATGTCCTCAGAGTTTGATTTATCAAAATCCCCCTACGGTGAATCCTGTTCCTCAGTACTGAGGTTTGGTCAGGACAGTGAAGAGGAGACAGACCGGTACCTGGTGGCCCCTGAAGGCACCTGGTTCGCGTGCACCACAGGAATCACCCCTTGTGTCTCTCCTCTGACACTGATGCACCCCCGCAAGCCTTCCTTATGCATCTTAGCTCATATCCTACCCCAGGTGTATTACTattctggggagggggggcgcgagCACCTGGGTCTAGCCCCTGGGCGAATTCGTAGAGCCCCAGTAATTATCCCCCTGCTTGTGGGTCTGGGAATAACTGGATCAGCTGCAATAGGCACTACAGCACTGGTCACGGGAGACAAAAATTTCAAGGAACTTAGCAGCCAAGTAGATCTAGATCTAAGCACCCTAGAGGAGAATGTAAACCGCCTAGAGGATTCTCTCAGTTCGTTAGCAGAAGTAGTCCTACAAAATAGAAGGGGTTTAGACTTATTATTCATGAAGCAAGGAGGACTCTGTATGGCCTTAGGAGAAACTTGCTGTTTTTATACCAACCATTCTGGGGTCATCAGAGAAAGCCTAAGTCAACTCAGAAAGAGACTCCAAGATAGAGAGGAGAGGCAAAGAACTGAGGGAAACTGGTATGAAAATCTATTCTCTTGGTCCCCATGGCTAACAACACTCCTAACATCTCTAGCAGGACCTTTGATCTTATTGTTAATAGCTGCAACATTTGGACCCTGTCTTATAAATAGTCTCACCAACTATGTAAAAAGGCGAATACAGGCAGTAAAGCTGATGGTCCTGCGCACCCACTATCATCATGTCTGCACTGATGATGGAGAAACAATGATTTGA